A stretch of Schaalia odontolytica DNA encodes these proteins:
- a CDS encoding pyrophosphate--fructose-6-phosphate 1-phosphotransferase, translating to MSVRRVALLTAGGFAPCLSSAVGGLIERYNEIDPTVEIIAYQNGYHGLLTGNYVLVDEEARKHAAVLHRFGGSPIGNSRVKLTNKKNLVERGLVSEDEDPLQKAAEQLRADGVDVLHTIGGDDTNTTAADLAAYLEEHDYHLTVVGLPKTIDNDVVPIRQSLGAWTAAEEVSEYSQNVIGEHRSNPRMLIIHEIMGRHCGWLTAAGSKCYHDWLKTQEWVPSIGLSQERWDIHAIFLPEMKIDLDAEAARLKAIMDEQGNVNIFLSEGAGVPEIIAEIEAAGGEVQRDPFGHVKLDTINPGQWFAKQFAEKIDAEKVMVQKSGYFSRSSRANADDLRLIKSMTDLAVECAFKGESGVIGHDEEDGDRLKAIPFPRIAGGKPFDISQPWFLEMMAEIGQTVEPAGE from the coding sequence ATGTCGGTCCGTCGTGTTGCCCTGCTGACCGCAGGTGGCTTCGCCCCGTGCCTGTCCTCCGCCGTCGGTGGACTCATCGAGCGCTACAACGAAATTGATCCCACGGTTGAGATCATCGCTTACCAGAACGGCTACCACGGCCTGCTCACCGGCAACTACGTGCTGGTCGACGAGGAAGCGCGCAAGCACGCTGCCGTCCTTCACCGCTTCGGTGGTTCCCCGATCGGTAACTCCCGCGTCAAGCTGACGAACAAGAAGAACCTCGTCGAGCGCGGCCTCGTGTCCGAGGATGAGGATCCGCTGCAGAAGGCCGCCGAGCAGCTGCGCGCCGACGGCGTTGACGTCCTGCACACCATCGGTGGCGACGACACCAACACGACGGCCGCCGACCTGGCCGCCTACCTGGAGGAGCACGACTACCACCTGACCGTCGTGGGCCTGCCCAAGACGATCGATAACGACGTTGTGCCGATCCGCCAGTCCCTGGGTGCATGGACCGCCGCTGAAGAGGTCTCCGAGTACTCCCAGAACGTCATCGGCGAGCACCGCTCCAACCCGCGCATGCTCATCATCCACGAGATCATGGGTCGCCACTGCGGTTGGCTGACCGCCGCCGGTTCGAAGTGCTACCACGACTGGCTGAAGACCCAGGAATGGGTGCCCTCGATCGGGCTGTCGCAGGAGCGTTGGGACATTCACGCTATCTTCCTGCCCGAGATGAAGATCGACCTGGACGCCGAGGCCGCGCGCCTCAAGGCGATCATGGACGAGCAGGGCAACGTCAACATCTTCCTGTCCGAGGGCGCTGGCGTCCCCGAGATCATCGCGGAGATCGAGGCTGCCGGTGGCGAGGTCCAGCGCGACCCCTTCGGCCACGTCAAGCTCGACACGATCAACCCCGGCCAGTGGTTCGCCAAGCAGTTCGCCGAGAAGATCGACGCCGAGAAGGTCATGGTCCAGAAGTCGGGCTACTTCTCGCGTTCCTCGCGCGCCAACGCTGACGACCTGCGCCTCATCAAGTCGATGACCGACCTCGCCGTCGAGTGCGCCTTCAAGGGCGAGTCCGGCGTTATCGGCCACGACGAGGAGGACGGCGATCGCCTGAAGGCCATCCCGTTCCCGCGCATCGCGGGCGGTAAGCCCTTCGACATCTCCCAGCCCTGGTTCCTCGAAATGATGGCCGAGATCGGCCAGACCGTCGAGCCTGCTGGCGAGTGA
- a CDS encoding exonuclease domain-containing protein, whose translation MELQPSLDAVGTPASGGHWIVVDLETTGLGAGAEITEIGAVRIRDGAVVDEFSSLVKPSRPIPPFITSLTGITPAMVAEADPIASILERFMEWSGLGASDSPVLVAHNASFDVGFLRRAARACARPWPRVRVVDTLALARLALPRPLVRNHKLGTVASYFGTATVPEHRALGDARATAEILLGFIDLLAAAGATDVEDLIVLTDQAPARRPSTPDFVADLPTSPGVYHFIDTAGDTLYVGSASSLRSRVGSYYTKGEKRPKVQRMVSLAAGVRPYPTASILEARIRELRDIKALAPPYNSASRRQGSQHWVIAEAGRARVVSSVTLGDLPRALGPFGTRAHAQRAAGAIERVLAQADHDSSGAILDEAVEASSLAVPNALTSLMERLSAQGLFEAAAGARDELSAYIAGVERATMRPILAAPRIVWGARRDGGEPGWILHVASYGRHLSSVVVPPRSAPSPWIDLLTSTEPIETGGMAASVASWAETSLLCAELCREGTRLVEWNGPLPWAQHVDSPLRDGRLRELLAHATAQQRLSPRT comes from the coding sequence GTGGAGCTTCAACCCAGCCTCGACGCCGTCGGGACGCCGGCCTCAGGCGGGCACTGGATCGTCGTCGACCTCGAGACGACGGGCCTGGGTGCGGGCGCGGAAATTACTGAGATCGGCGCTGTGCGCATCCGCGACGGAGCGGTCGTGGACGAGTTTTCTTCCCTCGTGAAACCCTCGCGTCCTATCCCGCCCTTCATCACGTCGCTGACGGGCATCACACCAGCGATGGTGGCGGAGGCGGACCCGATCGCATCCATTCTGGAACGCTTCATGGAGTGGTCAGGCCTTGGAGCTTCGGATTCCCCCGTCCTCGTCGCACATAACGCGTCTTTTGACGTGGGTTTCCTACGCCGTGCGGCCCGCGCGTGTGCTCGCCCGTGGCCTCGTGTGCGCGTCGTCGATACGCTCGCACTCGCGCGGCTCGCCCTGCCACGCCCGCTCGTGCGTAACCACAAGCTCGGCACAGTCGCCTCCTACTTCGGTACCGCCACCGTTCCCGAGCACCGAGCACTTGGAGACGCGCGAGCGACGGCAGAGATCCTCCTGGGGTTCATCGACCTGCTCGCCGCTGCCGGCGCGACTGACGTCGAGGACCTGATCGTGCTGACGGATCAGGCTCCGGCGCGGCGCCCATCAACGCCCGACTTCGTCGCGGACCTGCCGACCTCTCCCGGGGTCTATCACTTCATCGACACCGCGGGAGACACTCTCTACGTGGGGTCGGCCTCGTCGCTGCGCTCGCGCGTGGGCAGTTACTACACGAAGGGCGAGAAGCGCCCGAAGGTGCAGCGCATGGTGTCCCTGGCCGCGGGCGTGCGCCCCTATCCGACCGCCTCGATTCTCGAGGCGAGGATCCGAGAACTGCGCGACATCAAGGCCCTCGCCCCGCCCTACAACTCCGCGTCGAGACGGCAGGGATCCCAGCACTGGGTCATCGCCGAGGCCGGCCGCGCCCGCGTCGTTTCGTCCGTGACGCTGGGCGACCTGCCCCGCGCCCTCGGTCCGTTCGGGACGCGCGCGCACGCTCAGCGGGCTGCAGGAGCGATCGAGCGGGTCCTCGCCCAGGCCGATCACGACTCCTCGGGCGCCATCCTCGACGAGGCCGTGGAAGCCTCGTCATTAGCGGTCCCGAACGCGCTCACTTCCCTGATGGAACGCCTGTCCGCGCAGGGGCTGTTCGAGGCCGCGGCTGGAGCGCGCGACGAGCTGAGCGCCTACATCGCTGGCGTTGAGCGCGCAACCATGCGCCCCATCCTGGCGGCCCCGCGTATCGTCTGGGGCGCGCGTCGCGACGGTGGAGAACCCGGCTGGATTCTGCATGTTGCCTCCTACGGACGCCACCTCAGTTCGGTCGTCGTGCCCCCGCGCTCCGCCCCGTCGCCGTGGATCGATCTTCTCACCTCCACGGAGCCGATCGAGACCGGCGGGATGGCCGCATCCGTCGCCTCGTGGGCTGAGACGTCACTCCTGTGCGCCGAGCTGTGCCGCGAAGGGACGCGCCTCGTCGAATGGAACGGTCCCCTCCCCTGGGCGCAGCACGTTGACAGCCCGCTACGCGACGGGCGGTTGCGCGAGCTATTAGCCCACGCAACCGCCCAGCAGCGTCTGTCCCCGCGCACCTGA
- the trpD gene encoding anthranilate phosphoribosyltransferase: protein MATQEWAPIIAALTAGESLDYGQSYWLMDQVMSGELGEARLASFLTAMAIKGATVDEIHGLADGMQDHAAHVELPSRALDIVGTGGDGYKTVNISTMSAIVLAAMGIPLVKHGNRASTSKSGSADVIEALGVNLDLDADALRRVFDEVGIAFLFANKMHPSMRFAAPVRRALGFPTAFNVLGPLTNPARVQACAIGASREENARLMAGVYASRGLSALVFRGANTGLDELTTTDANQVWLVSGGAVVETTFDARESLGMASSSIEDLAGGEAAENAAVARDVLSGGGADAVRDAVALNVGAGILAWEGLENPVTCSDFEPRMRGAVERALAALADGSGARLVERWVAASNA from the coding sequence ATGGCCACGCAGGAGTGGGCGCCGATCATTGCTGCCCTCACCGCCGGCGAGAGCCTCGACTACGGCCAGTCCTACTGGCTGATGGACCAGGTCATGAGCGGCGAGCTCGGCGAGGCGCGTCTCGCATCCTTCCTGACCGCGATGGCCATCAAGGGCGCCACGGTCGATGAGATCCACGGCCTGGCTGATGGCATGCAGGATCACGCGGCACACGTTGAGCTGCCCAGTCGCGCTCTCGACATCGTGGGTACGGGCGGAGACGGATACAAGACCGTTAACATTTCGACGATGTCCGCCATCGTGCTTGCCGCGATGGGGATTCCGCTCGTCAAGCACGGTAACCGTGCATCGACGTCGAAGTCTGGCTCCGCGGATGTCATCGAGGCACTCGGCGTCAACCTTGACCTCGATGCCGACGCGCTGCGCCGCGTCTTTGACGAGGTTGGCATCGCCTTCCTTTTCGCGAACAAGATGCATCCGTCGATGCGCTTCGCAGCCCCGGTGCGGCGCGCTCTCGGCTTCCCGACGGCATTCAACGTCCTGGGGCCGCTGACCAACCCGGCACGCGTGCAGGCGTGCGCGATTGGTGCGTCTCGCGAGGAGAACGCGCGTCTCATGGCGGGCGTGTACGCCTCGCGCGGGCTCAGCGCGCTCGTCTTCCGTGGAGCAAACACCGGCCTCGACGAGCTGACGACGACCGATGCGAATCAGGTCTGGCTCGTGTCGGGTGGAGCGGTTGTGGAAACCACGTTCGATGCGCGTGAATCCCTGGGTATGGCCTCCTCCTCGATCGAGGACCTCGCGGGTGGCGAGGCGGCTGAGAACGCTGCGGTCGCTCGCGACGTTTTGTCGGGCGGTGGGGCGGACGCTGTTCGCGACGCTGTTGCCCTCAACGTTGGAGCTGGCATCCTGGCCTGGGAGGGGCTGGAGAACCCTGTGACGTGCTCCGACTTCGAGCCTCGCATGCGCGGCGCCGTCGAGCGCGCCCTGGCTGCGTTGGCCGACGGTTCGGGCGCCCGACTCGTTGAGCGTTGGGTGGCTGCCTCGAACGCGTAA
- the erpA gene encoding iron-sulfur cluster insertion protein ErpA, with translation MSESATQAPTHEVILTDVAAAKVKSLLEQEGRDDLRLRIAVQPGGCSGLIYQLYFDDRTLDGDAIRSFDGVEVVVDRMSVPYLSGATIDFADTIERQGFTIDNPNAQNTCACGESFH, from the coding sequence ATGTCCGAGTCCGCAACTCAGGCTCCCACCCACGAGGTCATCCTCACCGACGTCGCTGCCGCGAAGGTCAAGAGCCTCCTCGAGCAGGAGGGTCGTGACGACCTGCGCCTGCGTATCGCCGTTCAGCCGGGCGGCTGCTCCGGCCTGATCTACCAGCTGTACTTCGATGACCGCACTCTTGACGGCGACGCGATTCGTTCCTTCGACGGCGTCGAGGTCGTCGTCGACCGCATGAGCGTGCCCTACCTGAGCGGTGCCACGATCGACTTCGCTGACACGATTGAGCGTCAGGGCTTCACGATCGATAACCCCAACGCCCAGAACACCTGCGCCTGCGGCGAGTCCTTCCACTGA
- a CDS encoding response regulator has protein sequence MSEETVTILVFSDDKDRRHAVVNGIGLRASKDTPRIEWVEAATGFGVRDAFDQQDFAMLILDAEAKKEGGMSIAQDLRETRDGVPPIVFLTARAQDEWLATWAGAAAVVADPIDPIILQETVADVLRGAK, from the coding sequence ATGAGTGAAGAAACCGTCACTATCCTGGTTTTCAGTGACGACAAGGATCGCCGTCACGCCGTCGTTAACGGCATTGGCCTGCGTGCCTCCAAGGACACGCCCCGCATCGAGTGGGTCGAGGCCGCAACCGGTTTCGGCGTTCGCGATGCGTTCGATCAGCAGGATTTTGCGATGCTGATCCTCGACGCTGAGGCGAAGAAGGAAGGCGGCATGTCCATCGCTCAGGACCTGCGCGAGACCCGTGACGGTGTTCCCCCGATCGTTTTCCTGACCGCCCGAGCCCAGGATGAGTGGCTGGCTACGTGGGCCGGAGCAGCAGCCGTCGTGGCCGATCCGATCGACCCGATCATTCTTCAGGAGACCGTCGCCGACGTGCTGCGTGGAGCCAAGTGA
- a CDS encoding glycerate kinase, with translation MKRVVVAGRWDGGVPASPTGEALDAIRRGVVAGASEPTVVTVPFGTGPTFDEAVAALGSQASFVRVPTRASSSREAGERVADSLRNGGTVIVEGGHNSSPDCGAGFLEGLLDVPGIDPWHPEAFADGLTRAQSLVAEAGVDLVCAASTARPLLGLDSVLAVAPDLEPIEAQDTALTAALTQAFAHRPLGRHQLLDGADVHPARQRGSGAGGGVGAVIAAIGGRIVATGDLLSSLMGLEEMLDGADLVIVAEPELASPVLAESTLDCVTRVAATHALPVVAITHRSSLSHFEKAEWGLHGVFETEGSVTLEDAGRRVARTWLR, from the coding sequence GTGAAACGTGTCGTTGTCGCCGGTCGGTGGGATGGGGGAGTTCCCGCCTCGCCGACCGGCGAGGCACTCGACGCCATCCGCCGGGGTGTCGTAGCTGGCGCTTCAGAGCCCACAGTCGTCACGGTTCCGTTCGGAACCGGACCCACCTTCGACGAGGCCGTGGCTGCGCTGGGTTCTCAGGCCTCGTTCGTGCGCGTACCCACCCGGGCCTCGTCGTCGCGCGAGGCGGGTGAGCGCGTGGCGGATTCACTCCGCAACGGCGGCACCGTGATTGTCGAAGGTGGACATAATTCCTCTCCCGATTGCGGCGCCGGGTTTCTTGAAGGCCTCCTGGACGTCCCCGGCATCGATCCGTGGCACCCTGAGGCATTCGCCGATGGCCTGACGCGCGCGCAGAGCCTCGTGGCCGAAGCGGGTGTGGATCTCGTGTGCGCTGCCTCGACCGCGCGCCCGCTTCTGGGCCTCGACTCGGTCCTCGCTGTTGCTCCTGACCTGGAGCCGATTGAAGCACAGGACACCGCTCTCACCGCCGCTCTCACGCAGGCGTTCGCCCACCGTCCGCTCGGGCGCCACCAGCTGCTCGACGGAGCTGACGTGCACCCGGCTCGCCAGCGCGGTTCCGGTGCAGGTGGCGGCGTCGGAGCAGTCATCGCGGCCATCGGTGGACGCATCGTTGCAACGGGTGATCTGCTGTCTTCGCTTATGGGTCTGGAAGAGATGCTTGATGGTGCCGACCTCGTGATCGTCGCCGAGCCTGAACTGGCCTCTCCAGTGCTCGCCGAGTCGACCCTCGACTGCGTAACTCGCGTGGCTGCGACGCACGCGCTGCCGGTCGTCGCTATCACCCACAGGTCCAGCCTGTCGCACTTCGAGAAGGCCGAATGGGGGCTCCATGGCGTCTTCGAGACGGAGGGATCCGTCACGCTCGAAGACGCTGGACGCCGCGTTGCCCGCACCTGGTTACGCTGA
- a CDS encoding M20/M25/M40 family metallo-hydrolase yields MADTSHALSTSVLKERLEAAFPSLLEELTQLVAIPSVSSDPAHAADVERSAEHIRERFAALGLEAKVLRETAADGTEGKPALVAHTPHIEGAPTVLLYAHHDVQPVGELSRWSMDPYKAEVRGDRIYGRGSSDDGAGITVHLGSLSILGEDLPVNVVVFIEGEEEIGSPSFTAFLDAHKDELAADVIVVTDSSNWKVGEPAVTSTLRGNAIVTVDVTVADHAVHSGAFGGPLLDSVAISSMLIASLFDEKGDVAVPGLGGSDHADVDWPEEELRAAAGMVEGLQLAGSGDIAARMWTKPSISVIGFDARPVSNASNTIAPHTRFRLSMRTVPGVDPTEAQAKLVDYLLSHAPFGARVEVTAEDAGAGYQADMDSPVTKALHESLTEAWGVPSVNIGVGGSIPFISDFQRIFPNAQVVVTGVEDPLTNAHSEDESQSISDLKAAILAEALLLTRVASL; encoded by the coding sequence ATGGCTGATACTTCACATGCACTGTCCACGTCCGTTTTGAAGGAGCGCCTGGAGGCTGCTTTCCCGTCCCTGCTGGAGGAGCTCACGCAGCTCGTCGCGATTCCGTCGGTGTCGTCGGATCCCGCGCATGCAGCCGACGTGGAGCGCAGCGCTGAGCATATCCGCGAGCGTTTCGCCGCCCTGGGCCTGGAGGCCAAGGTTCTGCGCGAGACCGCCGCTGATGGCACCGAGGGCAAGCCTGCCCTCGTCGCGCACACGCCCCACATCGAGGGCGCGCCGACCGTCCTGCTGTACGCACACCACGACGTGCAGCCGGTTGGCGAGCTGAGCCGCTGGAGCATGGATCCCTACAAGGCCGAGGTTCGCGGCGATCGTATCTACGGCCGTGGTTCCTCCGACGACGGCGCCGGCATCACTGTCCACCTCGGCTCCCTGTCGATCCTCGGCGAGGACCTGCCGGTCAACGTCGTCGTGTTCATCGAGGGCGAGGAAGAGATCGGTTCCCCCTCGTTCACAGCATTCCTCGATGCCCACAAGGACGAGCTCGCCGCGGACGTCATCGTCGTGACGGACTCGTCGAACTGGAAGGTGGGCGAGCCCGCCGTCACGTCGACCCTGCGCGGCAACGCGATCGTGACCGTCGACGTGACCGTCGCCGATCACGCGGTGCACTCGGGCGCGTTCGGTGGCCCGCTCCTTGATTCCGTCGCGATCTCCTCAATGCTCATCGCCTCGCTCTTCGACGAGAAGGGTGACGTGGCGGTTCCGGGCCTGGGCGGCTCGGATCATGCGGACGTGGATTGGCCGGAGGAAGAGCTGCGTGCCGCGGCAGGCATGGTTGAGGGCCTGCAGCTGGCAGGCTCGGGTGACATCGCCGCCCGTATGTGGACCAAGCCGTCGATCTCGGTCATCGGTTTCGACGCTCGCCCGGTCTCCAATGCCTCGAACACGATCGCCCCGCACACGCGCTTCCGCCTGTCGATGCGCACGGTGCCGGGCGTGGATCCCACCGAGGCCCAGGCCAAGCTCGTCGACTACCTCCTCTCCCATGCCCCCTTCGGTGCGCGCGTCGAGGTCACTGCCGAGGATGCGGGTGCGGGCTACCAGGCCGACATGGATTCCCCCGTGACGAAGGCTCTGCACGAGTCCCTCACCGAAGCCTGGGGCGTTCCCTCGGTCAACATCGGTGTGGGCGGCTCGATCCCGTTCATCTCGGACTTCCAGCGCATCTTCCCCAACGCCCAGGTCGTCGTCACCGGCGTCGAGGATCCGCTGACGAACGCTCACTCCGAGGACGAGTCGCAGTCGATCTCCGACCTGAAGGCGGCGATCCTCGCCGAGGCGCTTCTGCTGACGCGCGTGGCCTCCCTGTGA
- a CDS encoding FKBP-type peptidyl-prolyl cis-trans isomerase — protein sequence MMSSLRRLGALAGAAALVLGLAACTDATSSSSSSAPAAADIDYSACATDDSAEQNTNVDRSGTGNFPSVSGEDTPVIAAGSGSQPTSKVLVKTLKQGDGAVVCPGATIKANYVGALWDGTVFDSSYQRGDASEFSLNQVVKGWTYGLAHTHVGDRVELVIPASLGYGGQARGNIPANSTLVFVVDIVGVATQDVADDSVLSGGVATGEELPAGITVSGDPGVEPTLTIDESVAAPTEQKMYTIYKGTGEALTSDQTVLYKQVVGGFGAKGQTQSSWSQDPLQAPVAQADLAGVTVGSRILIVAPIPHQEAQSGQEAPPAQATVFVVDIVGTSSMQ from the coding sequence ATGATGTCCTCTCTGCGCCGCCTCGGCGCCCTCGCCGGCGCAGCCGCGCTTGTCCTCGGACTCGCCGCATGCACCGACGCGACCTCGTCGTCTTCGTCCTCGGCTCCCGCTGCTGCGGATATCGACTACTCCGCCTGTGCGACAGACGACTCCGCCGAACAGAACACGAACGTTGACCGTAGCGGCACGGGTAACTTCCCGTCCGTTTCCGGTGAGGACACTCCCGTGATTGCGGCGGGCAGTGGATCCCAGCCCACCTCGAAGGTCCTTGTCAAGACCCTCAAGCAGGGTGACGGAGCGGTCGTGTGCCCGGGTGCGACGATCAAGGCGAACTACGTGGGCGCCCTGTGGGACGGCACCGTTTTTGATTCGTCCTACCAGCGTGGCGATGCCAGCGAGTTCTCCCTTAACCAGGTCGTCAAGGGCTGGACCTACGGCCTCGCGCACACCCATGTCGGCGATCGCGTCGAGCTCGTGATTCCGGCGTCTCTCGGCTACGGCGGCCAGGCTCGCGGCAACATTCCCGCCAACTCGACCCTCGTGTTTGTCGTGGACATCGTGGGCGTCGCGACGCAGGACGTCGCGGATGACTCCGTTCTCAGCGGCGGAGTCGCGACCGGCGAGGAGCTTCCCGCGGGGATCACCGTTTCCGGTGACCCCGGCGTCGAGCCAACCCTGACGATCGACGAGAGCGTTGCTGCCCCGACCGAGCAGAAGATGTACACGATTTACAAGGGCACGGGAGAGGCGCTGACCTCTGATCAGACTGTCCTGTACAAGCAGGTTGTTGGTGGTTTTGGCGCTAAGGGCCAGACTCAGTCCTCGTGGAGCCAGGATCCTCTTCAGGCTCCCGTCGCGCAGGCTGATCTCGCGGGAGTGACCGTTGGATCGCGCATCCTCATCGTGGCTCCGATCCCGCATCAGGAAGCGCAGTCTGGGCAGGAGGCGCCCCCCGCGCAGGCGACGGTATTCGTCGTCGACATCGTGGGTACTTCTTCGATGCAGTGA
- a CDS encoding lysophospholipid acyltransferase family protein yields MAFYQALKATGSPILKAAYHPWIRGKENIPAEGPAILASNHNAVWDSVFLPMMLDREVVFMGKADYFTGTGLKGWMTKEFMRAVGTIPVDRTGGRASEAALKAGLKRLREGELFGIYPEGTRSPDGRLYRGKTGVARLALLSGAPVIPVAMIGTHAAQPIGQKIPSRTNIGMVIGEPLDFSRYRGLDKDRYVLRAITDEIMYNLMLLSGQEYVDLYAADVKAQLAAEGAFEGPVPSNGRPAPGGRTAPEVPVPTAPEEEGSEDEKASDKE; encoded by the coding sequence GTGGCGTTCTATCAGGCTCTCAAGGCGACCGGCAGCCCCATTCTGAAGGCCGCCTATCACCCGTGGATCCGCGGCAAGGAGAACATTCCCGCCGAGGGGCCCGCTATCCTCGCGTCCAACCACAACGCTGTGTGGGACTCCGTCTTCCTGCCGATGATGCTCGACCGTGAGGTCGTTTTCATGGGCAAGGCCGACTACTTTACGGGCACCGGTCTCAAGGGGTGGATGACAAAGGAATTCATGCGCGCAGTTGGCACCATCCCCGTTGACCGCACCGGCGGTCGCGCATCCGAGGCAGCACTGAAAGCGGGACTGAAGCGACTGCGCGAGGGCGAGCTCTTCGGCATCTATCCCGAGGGCACGCGCAGCCCCGACGGGCGCCTCTACCGCGGCAAGACCGGCGTCGCGCGCCTCGCACTCCTGTCCGGCGCCCCCGTCATCCCCGTCGCCATGATCGGCACCCATGCGGCACAGCCCATTGGCCAGAAGATCCCCTCGCGCACGAACATCGGCATGGTGATTGGCGAGCCCCTGGACTTCTCGCGCTACCGCGGCCTCGACAAGGACCGCTACGTCCTGCGCGCGATCACCGACGAGATCATGTACAACCTGATGCTCCTGTCCGGCCAGGAATACGTGGACCTGTACGCCGCCGACGTGAAGGCCCAGCTGGCAGCCGAGGGTGCCTTCGAGGGGCCCGTGCCCTCCAATGGTCGTCCCGCGCCCGGTGGGCGCACCGCCCCCGAGGTGCCCGTTCCGACCGCTCCCGAGGAAGAGGGCAGCGAGGACGAGAAGGCCTCAGACAAGGAGTAA
- a CDS encoding DUF3043 domain-containing protein, translating into MNVEPVSTTPDGKKGRPTPKRKAAEAARIRPLVPKDRKEAKRAARAARNARFDAEQRAMITGEEKYLPARDKGRARRFVRDYVDARHSFSEWILAVMMVSIILIMVLSMLGNKIPLQYQAYMLYGSSILMYGSFIITAIEAFFVWRTIKRVFTEAHPREDIPSGTAYYAFSRMIMPRRWRSPRPQVDRGQFPK; encoded by the coding sequence ATGAATGTCGAGCCCGTCTCCACGACGCCCGACGGCAAGAAGGGTCGCCCCACGCCGAAGCGCAAGGCAGCCGAGGCCGCCCGCATCCGCCCCCTGGTCCCCAAGGACCGCAAGGAGGCCAAGCGTGCCGCCCGCGCCGCCCGCAACGCGCGTTTCGACGCCGAGCAGCGCGCGATGATCACCGGCGAGGAAAAGTACCTGCCGGCCCGCGACAAGGGACGTGCACGACGGTTCGTGCGCGACTACGTCGACGCGCGCCACTCCTTCTCCGAGTGGATCCTCGCCGTCATGATGGTGTCCATCATCCTCATCATGGTGCTGTCGATGCTGGGCAACAAGATCCCGCTGCAGTACCAGGCGTACATGCTCTATGGCTCGTCCATCCTCATGTACGGCTCCTTCATCATCACCGCCATCGAGGCGTTCTTCGTGTGGCGCACGATCAAGCGTGTCTTCACCGAGGCACACCCGCGCGAGGACATTCCCTCCGGTACCGCCTACTACGCCTTCTCCCGCATGATCATGCCGCGGCGCTGGCGTTCGCCTCGCCCGCAGGTCGACCGCGGACAGTTCCCGAAGTAG